CGGCCATCTCGGCCCGGCGATAGCGCCCGATCACCGTTCGCCCCGCCGGTCCAGGATATCGAAGGTATCGGGACCGGTGCCGATCAGCGTCACCGGGGCGCGGCAGGCGTCTTCGACCTGGTCGATGAAGGCGCGGGCGGCGCGGCTCAGGCGATCAAACGGCCGGCCGCGACACTCGGGATCGATGCGATCAAGGAAGGTCAGGGCGATATCGGTCGGGGCGTTGATGCGGGCGGCGCGCCCCGCGGCGGCGAAATCGAAGGTGCCAACCCGGCGCGGCCGGCCGGTCACCGTGCCCTGTTCAAGGAAGCCGCGCGCCTCGATCTCGGCGCGGGGCAATTCGGTGGGAAAGGGTCCGCCGCCGACCCGGGTGGGAAAGGCCTTGAAGGCCAGAACCACCCTATTGATGCGGGTTGGCCCCAGGCCGACATCGGCGGCGATGGTCGCCGCCGTCGAATCCTTGCCCACCGTATGCGGATAGGTGCCGTAAAGCACCGACAGCAAAAAACCGTTGGTGCCTTCGATCAGCACCTTGCGCCCGTCATCAAGGGCCTGATTGAGCAGTTCGGCGACATCGGCCAGATAGGGGGCGAGAGCGGCCACCTCGCCGGCCAGCCGCCCCCGGCGTAGGGCGCGATCGGCCAGACAGGGGCCATGGCCGCTGCCGGTCGACCCGATGGTGGTGGTCAGATGGGGATCCTCGCGGTCGGTCCGGCGATGGGCCTCGTCGATGATGCTGGCCCGGGGATCGAGTCCAACCCGTCGCCCCGCCCCCAGATCGGCGACCTCGGCCAGGAAAACCGCCGGATTGACCATCACCCCGGCCCCCAACAGCAAGGTGGTTTGCGGGCGGACGACGGCGGCGGGAAGCTGGCGCAATTTCAAGGTGGTTCCGGCCGAAACCACCGTATGGCCGGCCCCGGGCCCCAGACCGGCGCGCGCCGCCACGTCGATGCCGTCGGTCAGGCTGAGATAGGCGGAAATCTTGCCCTTGGCCTCGTCCCCCCACTGGCCGCCGGCCACCACGGTGCAGCACCCCACCATCCCATTTCTCCCGATGACCCGCCCCGATCGATAATACACGCATAGCGATAATTATCGTTGTTCACACTTTATACGTTGACAGTCTTGTGGATTCAACCGATAAAAAATCTCTTTTTGCGACCCAGACGTGTTCTTTCCCGCTTCCCCCGATCAGGACAAGGAGACAGTCGATGAGTGATATCGTGAGCTTCGTGAAGACCCATCTGCAGGGCGCGATCGACGGGCTGGACGAGGCCAAGGCCGTCGAATTGGCCGGA
The DNA window shown above is from Rhodospirillum rubrum ATCC 11170 and carries:
- a CDS encoding adenylosuccinate synthetase; protein product: MVGCCTVVAGGQWGDEAKGKISAYLSLTDGIDVAARAGLGPGAGHTVVSAGTTLKLRQLPAAVVRPQTTLLLGAGVMVNPAVFLAEVADLGAGRRVGLDPRASIIDEAHRRTDREDPHLTTTIGSTGSGHGPCLADRALRRGRLAGEVAALAPYLADVAELLNQALDDGRKVLIEGTNGFLLSVLYGTYPHTVGKDSTAATIAADVGLGPTRINRVVLAFKAFPTRVGGGPFPTELPRAEIEARGFLEQGTVTGRPRRVGTFDFAAAGRAARINAPTDIALTFLDRIDPECRGRPFDRLSRAARAFIDQVEDACRAPVTLIGTGPDTFDILDRRGER